In Sander lucioperca isolate FBNREF2018 chromosome 21, SLUC_FBN_1.2, whole genome shotgun sequence, the following proteins share a genomic window:
- the LOC116055153 gene encoding uncharacterized protein LOC116055153 — MAFPRLSASMLLASLILLLYWTTSSARLHDPPSPVVSPSYRVKRDLYLKRGMVSGTREKVEKYLAMGKSVLTVVKEVIGKIDTSKSSAVMKSLSNIASLAPGIGGLVASVVNMVLIFIPQDDPVLNEVKKGFEEMNKKLDSISIQISNLATDVEWFNYASVYSQDELRILNSWKKFNELLQDSQLVQSEEDKLRLAELFANYYENTGTEASVANLYLYLTVKDTSLSGNLNELLRKKFKCDFQEIGKYNVYFSRLMWQGMVLNQFYWKLVGLDSSGIEAKHTQMFKNVSRDQISALKYCLNNHMEYVKEDVKEIRKGLSADNRQAIADKVKEFLDNKYNWYNWVVLVYNTDQADYYILYDLTKIIEDTITVTVGYTLKSEEIDENKVRKVANECFKDKSCKIKDKVRYCGEKWYLIKGRQFRSVMPFSYYAKATHAVYGEEFAVAPAPVLQHDCEGSYPLMTYTGKISIYNSWRLPVCQSGTCSYRGTCKRLLDSNEWMCECQDGYYGERCEKITPIGNATVVDIPFVPDISTIDTKMKMMEVKLENKLEEILKSINGTTTGTTCISQVVPDIVKIDTKLKMMEIKLENKLKEILKFINANATGTTCIPQVVPDISTIDTKMNMMEIKLENKLEEILKSINDYGERFEERTSIGTATAIDLQVVLDIRTIDTKIKRMEIKLEDILYILECSNRGWLPW; from the coding sequence ATGGCGTTCCCTCGGCTGTCTGCCTCCATGCTGTTGGCTTCATTGATCCTTCTTCTCTACTGGACGACATCCTCAGCTCGGTTACATGACCCCCCATCCCCCGTCGTCTCACCATCCTACAGGGTCAAGAGAGACCTGTATTTGAAGAGGGGGATGGTTTCCGGCACCAGAGAGAAAGTGGAAAAGTATTTGGCCATGGGAAAAAGCGTCCTGACTGTCGTCAAAGAAGTGATTGGAAAGATTGATACCAGTAAGTCGTCAGCTGTGATGAAGAGTCTCTCCAACATCGCCAGCTTGGCACCCGGCATCGGAGGTCTGGTCGCCTCTGTTGTCAACATGGTCTTGATCTTCATCCCTCAGGATGACCCAGTGCTGAACGAGGTGAAGAAAGGGTTTGAAGAAATGAACAAGAAGTTGGACTCTATCTCCATCCAGATCTCCAACCTGGCAACAGACGTTGAATGGTTTAACTACGCCAGCGTCTACTCTCAAGATGAGCTCCGCATCCTCAACTCCTGGAAGAAGTTCAATGAGCTTCTTCAGGACAGCCAGTTGGTACAAAGTGAAGAGGACAAACTCCGACTGGCAGAGTTATTCGCCAACTACTATGAGAACACAGGAACTGAAGCCAGTGTGGCCAACCTCTACCTTTACCTGACGGTCAAAGACACGTCTCTCAGTGGAAACCTCAACGAACTGCTGAGGAAGAAGTTTAAATGTGACTTTCAAGAGATCGGCAAATATAACGTCTATTTCAGTCGTTTGATGTGGCAGGGGATGGTGCTGAACCAGTTCTACTGGAAACTGGTCGGGTTGGATTCATCAGGTATAGAAGCCAAACACACCCAGATGTTCAAGAACGTCTCCAGAGATCAGATATCAGCTCTGAAATACTGCCTGAACAACCACATGGAGTATGTGAAGGAAGATGTGAAGGAGATCAGGAAAGGACTCAGTGCTGACAACAGACAAGCCATCGCTGATAAGGTGAAAGAGTTTCTAGATAACAAGTACAACTGGTACAACTGGGTGGTGCTGGTGTACAACACAGACCAGGCTGATTATTACATACTATATGATCTGACTAAGATTATAGAGGACACGATCACCGTCACTGTGGGATACACTCTGAAATCAGAAGAAATAGATGAAAATAAAGTTAGAAAAGTAGCCAATGAATGCTTTAAAGACAAATCATGTAAAATTAAGGACAAAGTACGTTACTGTGGGGAAAAGTGGTATCTTATTAAGGGTAGACAGTTTAGAAGTGTTATGCCCTTCTCTTACTATGCTAAAGCGACTCATGCTGTCTATGGGGAAGAGTTTGCTGTGGCTCCAGCACCCGTACTCCAACATGACTGTGAGGGGAGTTACCCGTTGATGACCTATACAGGAAAGATTTCCATCTATAACTCCTGGAGGTTGCCTGTCTGCCAAAGTGGAACATGTAGCTACAGAGGAACGTGCAAGCGGCTGCTGGACTCCAATGAATGGATGTGTGAGTGTCAAGATGGTTACTATGGTGAGAGATGTGAAAAGATAACCCCCATTGGCAACGCTACAGTGGTCGATATACCATTTGTTCCTGATATCAGCACCATTGacaccaaaatgaaaatgatggaGGTCAAACTGGAAAACAAACTGGAAGAGATTCTCAAGTCTATCAATGGCACCACTACAGGTACAACTTGTATATCACAAGTTGTTCCTGACATCGTCAAAATTGACACCAAACTGAAAATGATGGAGATCAAACTGGAAAACAAACTCAAGGAGATTCTCAAGTTTATCAATGCCAACGCTACAGGTACAACTTGTATACCACAAGTTGTTCCTGACATCAGCACCATTGACACCAAAATGAACATGATGGAGATCAAACTGGAAAACAAACTGGAAGAGATTCTCAAGTCTATCAATGACTATGGTGAGAGATTTGAAGAGAGAACCTCCATTGGCACCGCTACAGCGATCGATTTACAAGTTGTTCTTGATATCAGAACCATTGACACCAAAATAAAAAGGATGGAGATCAAACTGGAAGATATTCTCTACATCCTCGAATGCAGCAATCGTGGCTGGCTACCATGGTGA